One window of Canis lupus baileyi chromosome 21, mCanLup2.hap1, whole genome shotgun sequence genomic DNA carries:
- the CCDC88B gene encoding coiled-coil domain-containing protein 88B isoform X3 gives MDGGKGPRLKDFLSGSLATWALGLASLVGEAAEPEGEEDEEGEGPFCPEKKLLHLSDGALLLRVLGIIAPSSRGGPRMARGCDGPAARRVQNLNHLWVRLRDFYQEELQLLILSPPPDLQALESDPFSEEAVEELEGILRLLLGASVQCEHRELFIRHIQGLGLEVQSELAAAIQEVTQPGAGGVLALAGPEPGDLEPPELEMLFRNLMGALLRLARERDMGAQRLAELLLEREPAPLLPEAPARSPPEGPAHHLALQLANTKAQLRRLRQELEEKAELLLDSQAEVQDLEAEIRRLRQEAQVLSGQAKRAELYREEVEALRERAGRLLRLQEELRRCRERLQVAEACKSQLEEERVLSGALEASKALLEEQLEAAQERCARLHETQRENLLLRTRLGEAHAELDTLRHQVDQLAEENVELELELQRSLEPPLGFPWEASVPGAAPSLHDEVREAEAGRLQILERENRELRGLLQLLQRQPGGQRPLLEEQSEDSLVAELDGAPQTCLASDLGPQGLAGQVEDEGTQASDPAPPVSDSALERLAVHPQASDLDLRVIERPLQLAAMAPQTSDLTLQESGPTVATQKCPENAGHGALLQIPTSVVSLQGPGLEIQAELLGGEAGESGPKAREGPASKPGPPEVSLRVQLEEQETPGQGLELPKGQRDARGDEQKLEGMIGDPAQQNPQQESEGALEAQTWQGPISGEISSGGVPEQEALREEVAQLRREAEALRAELEAQARRLEARGMEAARLSEELAQARKTEAEAHREVEAQAREQARLREAVEAAGRELEAASQEREALAEALAAAGRERRQWEREAPRLRARAETAEEQLQELESQDRRHQQEAERERQALREELEKAMVRGRELGARLEHLQSELEQAALERQEFLREQEFQHQRYQGLEQRLETELQAAAISKEEALRELKTRALQLEEELVQLRQGPEGLGLEGHAEPRTLQAQSGRLIEVERSNATLVAEKVALQGQLQHLEGQLGSLQGRAQELLLQSQRAQEYSSRLQAEKSVLEMQGQELHRKLGVLEEEVRVARQSQEETRGQQQALLRDHEALAQLQRRQEAELEGLLVRHRDLKANMRALELAHRELQGRHEQLQAQRANVEAQEVALLAERERLMQDGHRQRGLEEELRRLQSEHERAQMLLAEVSRERGELQGERGELRGRLARLELERAQLEVQSQRLRESNQQLDLSACRLTTQCELLTELRSAQEEENRQLLAEVQALSRENRELLERSLESRDHLHREQREYLDQLNALRREKQKLVEKIMDQYRVLEPGPLPRTKTSEQQKILVRGHLSQSADEEAESQGGDIPCSRSHRSPSPAPMRRAQSSLCLRDETLAGGQRRKLSSRFPVGRSSESFSPGDTPRQRFRQRRPGPLGAPTSHDKGPGVGWDGSIETLSENQADANGEGLEVQEPEKHPLAPSLSQ, from the exons ATGGATGGGGGCAAGGGGCCCAGACTCAAAGACTTCCTGAGTGGGAGCCTGGCCACCTGG GCACTAGGACTGGCCAGCCTGGTGGGAGAGGCCGCGGAGCCCGAGGGGGAAGAGGATGAGGAAGGAGAGGGGCCCTTTTGCCCGGAGAAGAAGCTCTTGCATCTCAGCGATGGGGCCTTGCTCCTTCGGGTACTGGGCATCAT AGCTCCTAGTTCTCGAGGTGGACCTCGGATGGCCAGGGGCTGTGATGGTCCTGCAGCCAGGCGGGTGCAAAACTTGAACCACCTGTGGGTCAGGCTGAGGGACTTCTACCAG GAGGAGCTGCAGCTGCTGATCCTGTCGCCGCCCCCAGACCTCCAGGCATTGGAGTCTGACCCCTTCTCAG AGGAGGCGGTGGAGGAGTTGGAAGGCATCCTCCGGCTGTTGCTGGGGGCGTCAGTGcag TGTGAGCACCGGGAACTCTTCATCCGACACATCCAGGGCCTCGGTCTTGAGGTCCAGAGTGAGCTGGCTGCTGCCATCCAGGAG GTGACCcagcctggggcaggtggggtgcTGGCGCTGGCTGGGCCTGAGCCTGGGGATCTGGAGCCGCCAGAGCTGGAGATGCTGTTCCGGAACCTGATGGGGGCTTTGTTAAGGCTGGCACGGGAGCGTGATATGGGGGCCCAG CGTCTGGCTGAACTGCTGCTGGAGAGAGAGCCAGCCCCCTTGTTGCCAGAGGCTCCTGCCAGGAGTCCCCCCGAGGGCCCAGCACACCACCTGGCCCTGCAGCTGGCCAACACCAAGGCCCAGCTGCGGCGCCTGAGGCAAGAGCT GGAGGAGAAGGCCGAGCTGCTGCTCGACTCCCAGGCGGAGGTGCAGGACTTGGAGGCCGAGATCCGAAGGCTCCGCCAGGAG GCCCAGGTGCTGTCGGGACAGGCCAAGCGGGCCGAACTGTACCGCGAGGAGGTGGAGGCCTTGCGGGAGCGGGCCGGTCGCTTGCTCCGCCTGCAGGAGGAGCTGCGACGCTGTCGCGAGCGGCTACAGGTGGCGGAGGCCTGCAAAAGCCAGCTGGAG GAGGAACGGGTGCTCTCCGGGGCTCTGGAAGCCTCCAAGGCGCTTCTGGAGGAGCAGCTGGAGGCTGCTCAAGAGCGCTGTGCTAGGCTGCATGAGACTCAGCGTGAGAATCTGCTGCTGCGGACCCGTTTGGGCGAGGCCCATGCG gagCTGGACACTCTGCGGCATCAGGTGGACCAGCTGGCAGAGGAGAAtgtggagctggagctggagcttcAGCGGAGCCTGGAGCCACCTCTGGGCTTTCCTTGGGAGG CATCTGTGCCAGGAGCAGCTCCCTCACTTCATGAtgaagtgagagaggcagaggctgggcGGCTGCAGATCCTGGAGCGGGAGAATCGGGAGCTTAGGGGTCTGCTACAGTTGCTACAAAGGCAGCCTgggggccag CGCCCCCTGCTGGAGGAGCAGAGCGAGGACTCCTTGGTTGCAGAGCTGGATGGGGCTCCTCAGACTTGCCTGGCCTCAGACCTGGGCCCCCAGGGTTTGGCTGGCCAGGTGGAGGATGAAGGCACCCAGGCCTCGGACCCGGCTCCCCCGGTATCAGACTCCGCCCTTGAGAGATTAGCTGTGCATCCCCAGGCTTCTGATTTAGACCTGCGGGTGATAGAGAGGCCCCTCCAGCTGGCTGCCATGGCCCCCCAGACCTCAGACTTGACGCTCCAGGAATCAGGCCCCACTGTAGCAACACAGAAGTGCCCAGAGAATGCTGGCCATGGAGCCCTTCTCCAGATTCCCACCTCTGTGGTCTCGCTTCAAGGTCCAGGGCTGGAAATTCAGGCCGAGCTGTTGGGAGGAGAGGCTGGAGAGTCAGGGCCCAAAGCCCGGGAGGGCCCTGCAAGCAAGCCTGGACCCCCAGAGGTCAGCCTACGTGTGCaactggaggagcaggagaccCCAGGCCAAGGGCTGGAACTACCCAAAGGGCAGAGAGATGCCAGAGGGGATGAACAGAAGCTGGAGGGGATGATTGGTGACCCAGCCCAGCAAAATCCACAGCAGGAGTCTGAGGGGGCTCTGGAGGCACAGACCTGGCAGGGGCCAATCTCAGGGGAGATCTCGTCTGGTGGAGTCCCAGAGCAAGAGGCCCTGAGGGAGGAGGTGGCACAGCTCAGGAGAGAGGCTGAGGCACTTCGGGCGGAGCTAGAGGCCCAGGCCCGGAGGCTGGAGGCCCGAGGCATGGAGGCTGCCCGCCTCTCTGAGGAGCTGGCTCAGGCACGGAAGACAGAAGCCGAGGCCCACAGGGAGGTGGAGGCCCAGGCCCGGGAACAGGCTCGGCTGCGGGAGGCAGTAGAGGCAGCAGGCCGGGAGCTGGAGGCTGCGTCTCAGGAACGAGAGGCACTGGCAGaggccctggcagccgcaggccgaGAGCGGAGACAGTGGGAGCGCGAGGCACCCAGACTCCGGGCCCGGGCTGAGACAGCTGAGGAGCAGCTGCAAgagctggagagccaggatcgccGGCACCAGcaggaggctgagagggagaggcaggccctcAGGGAG GAGCTAGAGAAGGCGATGGTGCGGGGCCGGGAGCTGGGAGCCCGGCTGGAACACCTGCAGAGTGAGCTGGAACAGGCGGCTCTGGAACGCCAGGAATTTCTGCGGGAACAAGAGTTCCAGCACCAGAG GTACCAGGGCCTGGAGCAGCGGCTGGAAACAGAGCTGCAGGCAGCAGCCATCAGCAAGGAGGAAGCCCTGAGGGAGCTCAAGACCAGGGCCctgcagctggaggaggagctggtccag CTGCGCCAGGGCCCGGAGGGGCTGGGGCTAGAGGGGCACGCTGAGCCCAGGACCCTACAGGCCCAGAGTGGGCGGCTCATCGAGGTGGAGCGCAGT AATGCAACACTGGTGGCCGAGAAGGTGGCTCTGCAGGGGCAGCTGCAGCACCTGGAGGGGCAGCTGGGAAGCCTGCAGGGGCGTGCCCAGGAGCTCCTGCTGCAGAGCCAGCGTGCGCAGGAGTACAGCAGCCGCCTGCAG GCTGAGAAGTCTGTGCTGGAGAtgcagggccaggagctgcacagGAAGCTGGGGGTGCTGGAGGAGGAGGTGCGGGTGGCACGGCAGTCCCAGGAGGAGACCCGGGGGCAGCAGCAGGCTCTGCTGCGGGATCACGAGGCACTGGCACAGCTGCAGCGGCGGCAGGAGGCCGAGCTGGAGGGACTCCTGGTCCGGCACCGCGATCTCAAGGCTAACATGCGGGCGCTGGAGCTGGCCCATCGGGAGCTGCAGGGCCG GCATGAGCAGCTGCAGGCCCAGAGGGCCAATGTGGAGGCCCAGGAGGTGGCCCTGCTGGCAGAGCGGGAACGCCTGATGCAGGATGGGCATCGGCAGCGTGGACTGGAGGAGGAGCTGCGGAGGCTGCAGAGCGAGCATGAGAG GGCTCAGATGCTGCTGGCAGAGGTGTCGCGGGAGCGGGGGGAGCTGCAGGGAGAACGTGGGGAGCTGCGGGGCCGGCTGGCGCGGCTGGAGCTGGAGCGGGCACAGCTGGAGGTGCAGAGCCAGAGACTGCGTGAATCCAACCAGCAGCTGGACCTGAGCGCCTGCCGGCTGACCACGCAGTGCGAG CTGTTGACAGAGCTCCGGAGCGCTCAGGAAGAGGAGAACCGGCAGCTGTTGGCTGAGGTGCAGGCGCTGAGCCGGGAGAACCGGGAGCTCCTGGAGCGCAGCCTGGAGAGCCGAGACCACCTACACCGGGAGCAGCGCGAGTACCT gGACCAGCTCAATGCATTGCGCCGTGAGAAGCAGAAGCTGGTGGAGAAGATCATGGACCAGTACCGAGTACTGGAGCCTGGGCCCCTGCCCCGGACCAA GACCTCAGAGCAGCAGAAGATTTTAGTGAGAGGTCATTTATCCCAGTCAGCAGATGAAGAAGCCGAGTCCCAGGGAGGGGACAttccttgctcaaggtcacaca GGTCCCCCTCACCAGCACCCATGCGCCGGGCCCagagctccctctgcctgcgggATGAGACCCTGGCAGGGGGGCAGCGGCGGAAACTCAGCTCACGATTCCCTGTGGGGCGAAGCTCTGAGTCATTCAGCCCCGGGGATACCCCCCGGCAGCGATTCCGACAGCGTAGGCCAGGCCCCCTGGGTGCACCCACATCCCATGACAAAG GACCAGGCGTGGGATGGGATGGCTCCATTGAGACCCTATCTGAAAACCAAGCAGATGCCAATGGAGAGG GCCTCGAGGTACAGGAGCCGGAGAAACACCCTCTCGCCCCTTCCCTCAGTCAGTGA
- the CCDC88B gene encoding coiled-coil domain-containing protein 88B isoform X1 produces MDGGKGPRLKDFLSGSLATWALGLASLVGEAAEPEGEEDEEGEGPFCPEKKLLHLSDGALLLRVLGIIAPSSRGGPRMARGCDGPAARRVQNLNHLWVRLRDFYQEELQLLILSPPPDLQALESDPFSEEAVEELEGILRLLLGASVQCEHRELFIRHIQGLGLEVQSELAAAIQEVTQPGAGGVLALAGPEPGDLEPPELEMLFRNLMGALLRLARERDMGAQRLAELLLEREPAPLLPEAPARSPPEGPAHHLALQLANTKAQLRRLRQELEEKAELLLDSQAEVQDLEAEIRRLRQEAQVLSGQAKRAELYREEVEALRERAGRLLRLQEELRRCRERLQVAEACKSQLEEERVLSGALEASKALLEEQLEAAQERCARLHETQRENLLLRTRLGEAHAELDTLRHQVDQLAEENVELELELQRSLEPPLGFPWEASVPGAAPSLHDEVREAEAGRLQILERENRELRGLLQLLQRQPGGQRPLLEEQSEDSLVAELDGAPQTCLASDLGPQGLAGQVEDEGTQASDPAPPVSDSALERLAVHPQASDLDLRVIERPLQLAAMAPQTSDLTLQESGPTVATQKCPENAGHGALLQIPTSVVSLQGPGLEIQAELLGGEAGESGPKAREGPASKPGPPEVSLRVQLEEQETPGQGLELPKGQRDARGDEQKLEGMIGDPAQQNPQQESEGALEAQTWQGPISGEISSGGVPEQEALREEVAQLRREAEALRAELEAQARRLEARGMEAARLSEELAQARKTEAEAHREVEAQAREQARLREAVEAAGRELEAASQEREALAEALAAAGRERRQWEREAPRLRARAETAEEQLQELESQDRRHQQEAERERQALREELEKAMVRGRELGARLEHLQSELEQAALERQEFLREQEFQHQRYQGLEQRLETELQAAAISKEEALRELKTRALQLEEELVQLRQGPEGLGLEGHAEPRTLQAQSGRLIEVERSNATLVAEKVALQGQLQHLEGQLGSLQGRAQELLLQSQRAQEYSSRLQAEKSVLEMQGQELHRKLGVLEEEVRVARQSQEETRGQQQALLRDHEALAQLQRRQEAELEGLLVRHRDLKANMRALELAHRELQGRHEQLQAQRANVEAQEVALLAERERLMQDGHRQRGLEEELRRLQSEHERAQMLLAEVSRERGELQGERGELRGRLARLELERAQLEVQSQRLRESNQQLDLSACRLTTQCELLTELRSAQEEENRQLLAEVQALSRENRELLERSLESRDHLHREQREYLDQLNALRREKQKLVEKIMDQYRVLEPGPLPRTKKGSWLADKVKRLMRPRREGGPHGGPRLGADGAGSPESLGGPPEAELSEGREADRTAASRTSEQQKILVRGHLSQSADEEAESQGGDIPCSRSHRSPSPAPMRRAQSSLCLRDETLAGGQRRKLSSRFPVGRSSESFSPGDTPRQRFRQRRPGPLGAPTSHDKGPGVGWDGSIETLSENQADANGEGLEVQEPEKHPLAPSLSQ; encoded by the exons ATGGATGGGGGCAAGGGGCCCAGACTCAAAGACTTCCTGAGTGGGAGCCTGGCCACCTGG GCACTAGGACTGGCCAGCCTGGTGGGAGAGGCCGCGGAGCCCGAGGGGGAAGAGGATGAGGAAGGAGAGGGGCCCTTTTGCCCGGAGAAGAAGCTCTTGCATCTCAGCGATGGGGCCTTGCTCCTTCGGGTACTGGGCATCAT AGCTCCTAGTTCTCGAGGTGGACCTCGGATGGCCAGGGGCTGTGATGGTCCTGCAGCCAGGCGGGTGCAAAACTTGAACCACCTGTGGGTCAGGCTGAGGGACTTCTACCAG GAGGAGCTGCAGCTGCTGATCCTGTCGCCGCCCCCAGACCTCCAGGCATTGGAGTCTGACCCCTTCTCAG AGGAGGCGGTGGAGGAGTTGGAAGGCATCCTCCGGCTGTTGCTGGGGGCGTCAGTGcag TGTGAGCACCGGGAACTCTTCATCCGACACATCCAGGGCCTCGGTCTTGAGGTCCAGAGTGAGCTGGCTGCTGCCATCCAGGAG GTGACCcagcctggggcaggtggggtgcTGGCGCTGGCTGGGCCTGAGCCTGGGGATCTGGAGCCGCCAGAGCTGGAGATGCTGTTCCGGAACCTGATGGGGGCTTTGTTAAGGCTGGCACGGGAGCGTGATATGGGGGCCCAG CGTCTGGCTGAACTGCTGCTGGAGAGAGAGCCAGCCCCCTTGTTGCCAGAGGCTCCTGCCAGGAGTCCCCCCGAGGGCCCAGCACACCACCTGGCCCTGCAGCTGGCCAACACCAAGGCCCAGCTGCGGCGCCTGAGGCAAGAGCT GGAGGAGAAGGCCGAGCTGCTGCTCGACTCCCAGGCGGAGGTGCAGGACTTGGAGGCCGAGATCCGAAGGCTCCGCCAGGAG GCCCAGGTGCTGTCGGGACAGGCCAAGCGGGCCGAACTGTACCGCGAGGAGGTGGAGGCCTTGCGGGAGCGGGCCGGTCGCTTGCTCCGCCTGCAGGAGGAGCTGCGACGCTGTCGCGAGCGGCTACAGGTGGCGGAGGCCTGCAAAAGCCAGCTGGAG GAGGAACGGGTGCTCTCCGGGGCTCTGGAAGCCTCCAAGGCGCTTCTGGAGGAGCAGCTGGAGGCTGCTCAAGAGCGCTGTGCTAGGCTGCATGAGACTCAGCGTGAGAATCTGCTGCTGCGGACCCGTTTGGGCGAGGCCCATGCG gagCTGGACACTCTGCGGCATCAGGTGGACCAGCTGGCAGAGGAGAAtgtggagctggagctggagcttcAGCGGAGCCTGGAGCCACCTCTGGGCTTTCCTTGGGAGG CATCTGTGCCAGGAGCAGCTCCCTCACTTCATGAtgaagtgagagaggcagaggctgggcGGCTGCAGATCCTGGAGCGGGAGAATCGGGAGCTTAGGGGTCTGCTACAGTTGCTACAAAGGCAGCCTgggggccag CGCCCCCTGCTGGAGGAGCAGAGCGAGGACTCCTTGGTTGCAGAGCTGGATGGGGCTCCTCAGACTTGCCTGGCCTCAGACCTGGGCCCCCAGGGTTTGGCTGGCCAGGTGGAGGATGAAGGCACCCAGGCCTCGGACCCGGCTCCCCCGGTATCAGACTCCGCCCTTGAGAGATTAGCTGTGCATCCCCAGGCTTCTGATTTAGACCTGCGGGTGATAGAGAGGCCCCTCCAGCTGGCTGCCATGGCCCCCCAGACCTCAGACTTGACGCTCCAGGAATCAGGCCCCACTGTAGCAACACAGAAGTGCCCAGAGAATGCTGGCCATGGAGCCCTTCTCCAGATTCCCACCTCTGTGGTCTCGCTTCAAGGTCCAGGGCTGGAAATTCAGGCCGAGCTGTTGGGAGGAGAGGCTGGAGAGTCAGGGCCCAAAGCCCGGGAGGGCCCTGCAAGCAAGCCTGGACCCCCAGAGGTCAGCCTACGTGTGCaactggaggagcaggagaccCCAGGCCAAGGGCTGGAACTACCCAAAGGGCAGAGAGATGCCAGAGGGGATGAACAGAAGCTGGAGGGGATGATTGGTGACCCAGCCCAGCAAAATCCACAGCAGGAGTCTGAGGGGGCTCTGGAGGCACAGACCTGGCAGGGGCCAATCTCAGGGGAGATCTCGTCTGGTGGAGTCCCAGAGCAAGAGGCCCTGAGGGAGGAGGTGGCACAGCTCAGGAGAGAGGCTGAGGCACTTCGGGCGGAGCTAGAGGCCCAGGCCCGGAGGCTGGAGGCCCGAGGCATGGAGGCTGCCCGCCTCTCTGAGGAGCTGGCTCAGGCACGGAAGACAGAAGCCGAGGCCCACAGGGAGGTGGAGGCCCAGGCCCGGGAACAGGCTCGGCTGCGGGAGGCAGTAGAGGCAGCAGGCCGGGAGCTGGAGGCTGCGTCTCAGGAACGAGAGGCACTGGCAGaggccctggcagccgcaggccgaGAGCGGAGACAGTGGGAGCGCGAGGCACCCAGACTCCGGGCCCGGGCTGAGACAGCTGAGGAGCAGCTGCAAgagctggagagccaggatcgccGGCACCAGcaggaggctgagagggagaggcaggccctcAGGGAG GAGCTAGAGAAGGCGATGGTGCGGGGCCGGGAGCTGGGAGCCCGGCTGGAACACCTGCAGAGTGAGCTGGAACAGGCGGCTCTGGAACGCCAGGAATTTCTGCGGGAACAAGAGTTCCAGCACCAGAG GTACCAGGGCCTGGAGCAGCGGCTGGAAACAGAGCTGCAGGCAGCAGCCATCAGCAAGGAGGAAGCCCTGAGGGAGCTCAAGACCAGGGCCctgcagctggaggaggagctggtccag CTGCGCCAGGGCCCGGAGGGGCTGGGGCTAGAGGGGCACGCTGAGCCCAGGACCCTACAGGCCCAGAGTGGGCGGCTCATCGAGGTGGAGCGCAGT AATGCAACACTGGTGGCCGAGAAGGTGGCTCTGCAGGGGCAGCTGCAGCACCTGGAGGGGCAGCTGGGAAGCCTGCAGGGGCGTGCCCAGGAGCTCCTGCTGCAGAGCCAGCGTGCGCAGGAGTACAGCAGCCGCCTGCAG GCTGAGAAGTCTGTGCTGGAGAtgcagggccaggagctgcacagGAAGCTGGGGGTGCTGGAGGAGGAGGTGCGGGTGGCACGGCAGTCCCAGGAGGAGACCCGGGGGCAGCAGCAGGCTCTGCTGCGGGATCACGAGGCACTGGCACAGCTGCAGCGGCGGCAGGAGGCCGAGCTGGAGGGACTCCTGGTCCGGCACCGCGATCTCAAGGCTAACATGCGGGCGCTGGAGCTGGCCCATCGGGAGCTGCAGGGCCG GCATGAGCAGCTGCAGGCCCAGAGGGCCAATGTGGAGGCCCAGGAGGTGGCCCTGCTGGCAGAGCGGGAACGCCTGATGCAGGATGGGCATCGGCAGCGTGGACTGGAGGAGGAGCTGCGGAGGCTGCAGAGCGAGCATGAGAG GGCTCAGATGCTGCTGGCAGAGGTGTCGCGGGAGCGGGGGGAGCTGCAGGGAGAACGTGGGGAGCTGCGGGGCCGGCTGGCGCGGCTGGAGCTGGAGCGGGCACAGCTGGAGGTGCAGAGCCAGAGACTGCGTGAATCCAACCAGCAGCTGGACCTGAGCGCCTGCCGGCTGACCACGCAGTGCGAG CTGTTGACAGAGCTCCGGAGCGCTCAGGAAGAGGAGAACCGGCAGCTGTTGGCTGAGGTGCAGGCGCTGAGCCGGGAGAACCGGGAGCTCCTGGAGCGCAGCCTGGAGAGCCGAGACCACCTACACCGGGAGCAGCGCGAGTACCT gGACCAGCTCAATGCATTGCGCCGTGAGAAGCAGAAGCTGGTGGAGAAGATCATGGACCAGTACCGAGTACTGGAGCCTGGGCCCCTGCCCCGGACCAA GAAGGGCAGCTGGTTGGCAGACAAGGTGAAGAGGCTGATGCGGCCCCGGCGGGAGGGGGGCCCCCATGGGGGCCCACGCCTGGGGGCCGATGGGGCTGGCAGCCCTGAGAGCCTGGGGGGCCCCCCTGAGGCGGAGCTCTCCGAGGGCAGGGAGGCAGATAGGACAG CGGCGTCTAGGACCTCAGAGCAGCAGAAGATTTTAGTGAGAGGTCATTTATCCCAGTCAGCAGATGAAGAAGCCGAGTCCCAGGGAGGGGACAttccttgctcaaggtcacaca GGTCCCCCTCACCAGCACCCATGCGCCGGGCCCagagctccctctgcctgcgggATGAGACCCTGGCAGGGGGGCAGCGGCGGAAACTCAGCTCACGATTCCCTGTGGGGCGAAGCTCTGAGTCATTCAGCCCCGGGGATACCCCCCGGCAGCGATTCCGACAGCGTAGGCCAGGCCCCCTGGGTGCACCCACATCCCATGACAAAG GACCAGGCGTGGGATGGGATGGCTCCATTGAGACCCTATCTGAAAACCAAGCAGATGCCAATGGAGAGG GCCTCGAGGTACAGGAGCCGGAGAAACACCCTCTCGCCCCTTCCCTCAGTCAGTGA